The proteins below come from a single Dasypus novemcinctus isolate mDasNov1 chromosome 22, mDasNov1.1.hap2, whole genome shotgun sequence genomic window:
- the LOC101424334 gene encoding saoe class I histocompatibility antigen, A alpha chain-like isoform X1, translated as MAPGTLLLLLSGALALTPTRAGPHSLRYFSTAVSRPGRGDPHYLAVGYVDDTQFVRFDSDAENPRMEPRAPWVEREGPEYWERETRTQKDNAHAFHVHLRTLRGYYNQSEAGSHTLQLICGCDVGPDGRLLRGYYQHAYDGADYLALNEDLRSWTAADTAAQITRRKWEEAGETERYRAYLEGRCVEDLQRHLESGNETLLRADPPKTHVTLHPTPDRGVTLRCWALGYYPAEITMTWQRDGEDQTQDMEFVETRPAGDGTFQKWAAVVVPSGEEERYTCHVQHEGLPEPLTLRWGGKRGIYAQAAYPVFVPLQPMTVSRALMCL; from the exons ATGGCACCGGGGAccctcctcctgctgctctcGGGGGCCCTGGCCCTGACCCCGACCCGGGCGG gcccccaCTCCCTCCGGTATTTCAGCACCGCCGTGTCCCGGCCCGGGCGCGGGGACCCCCACTACCTCGCCGTGGGCTACGTGGACGACACGCAGTTCGTGCGGTTCGACAGCGACGCGGAGAATCCGAGGATGGAGCCGCGGGCGCCGTGGGTGGAGCGGGAGGGGCCCGAGTACTGGGAGCGGGAGACGCGGACCCAAAAGGACAACGCGCATGCCTTCCACGTGCACCTGCGGACCCTGCGCGGTTACTACAACCAGAGCGAGGCCG GGTCTCACACCCTCCAGCTGATATGTGGCTGCGACGTGGGCCCCGACGGGCGCCTCCTCCGCGGGTACTATCAACACGCCTACGACGGCGCCGACTACCTCGCCCTCAACGAGGACCTGCGGTCCTGGACGGCGGCGGACACGGCGGCGCAGATCACCCGGCGCAAGTGGGAGGAGGCCGGAGAGACAGAGCGCTACAGAGCCTACCTGGAGGGCAGGTGCGTGGAGGACCTGCAGAGACACCTGGAGAGCGGGAATGAGACGCTGCTGCGCGCAG ACCCCCCAAAGACACACGtgaccctccaccccacccctgacCGTGGGGTCACCCtgaggtgctgggccctgggctaCTACCCGGCGGAGATCACGATGACCTGGCAGCGGGACGGGgaggaccaaacccaggacatgGAGTTTGTGGAGACCAGGCCTGCGGGGGACGGAACCTTCCAGAAGTGGGCGGCTGTGGTAGTGCcttctggggaggaagagagatacaCGTGCCACGTGCAGCACGAGGGGCTGCCCGAGCCCCTCACCCTGAGATGGG GTGGAAAACGAGGGATCTACGCTCAGGCTGCTT ACCCTGTGTTTGTTCCTCTCCAGCCAATGACAGTGTCCAGGGCTTTAATGTGTCTCTAG
- the LOC101424334 gene encoding saoe class I histocompatibility antigen, A alpha chain-like isoform X2 yields MAPGTLLLLLSGALALTPTRAGPHSLRYFSTAVSRPGRGDPHYLAVGYVDDTQFVRFDSDAENPRMEPRAPWVEREGPEYWERETRTQKDNAHAFHVHLRTLRGYYNQSEAGSHTLQLICGCDVGPDGRLLRGYYQHAYDGADYLALNEDLRSWTAADTAAQITRRKWEEAGETERYRAYLEGRCVEDLQRHLESGNETLLRADPPKTHVTLHPTPDRGVTLRCWALGYYPAEITMTWQRDGEDQTQDMEFVETRPAGDGTFQKWAAVVVPSGEEERYTCHVQHEGLPEPLTLRWGGKRGIYAQAASNDSVQGFNVSLEASRA; encoded by the exons ATGGCACCGGGGAccctcctcctgctgctctcGGGGGCCCTGGCCCTGACCCCGACCCGGGCGG gcccccaCTCCCTCCGGTATTTCAGCACCGCCGTGTCCCGGCCCGGGCGCGGGGACCCCCACTACCTCGCCGTGGGCTACGTGGACGACACGCAGTTCGTGCGGTTCGACAGCGACGCGGAGAATCCGAGGATGGAGCCGCGGGCGCCGTGGGTGGAGCGGGAGGGGCCCGAGTACTGGGAGCGGGAGACGCGGACCCAAAAGGACAACGCGCATGCCTTCCACGTGCACCTGCGGACCCTGCGCGGTTACTACAACCAGAGCGAGGCCG GGTCTCACACCCTCCAGCTGATATGTGGCTGCGACGTGGGCCCCGACGGGCGCCTCCTCCGCGGGTACTATCAACACGCCTACGACGGCGCCGACTACCTCGCCCTCAACGAGGACCTGCGGTCCTGGACGGCGGCGGACACGGCGGCGCAGATCACCCGGCGCAAGTGGGAGGAGGCCGGAGAGACAGAGCGCTACAGAGCCTACCTGGAGGGCAGGTGCGTGGAGGACCTGCAGAGACACCTGGAGAGCGGGAATGAGACGCTGCTGCGCGCAG ACCCCCCAAAGACACACGtgaccctccaccccacccctgacCGTGGGGTCACCCtgaggtgctgggccctgggctaCTACCCGGCGGAGATCACGATGACCTGGCAGCGGGACGGGgaggaccaaacccaggacatgGAGTTTGTGGAGACCAGGCCTGCGGGGGACGGAACCTTCCAGAAGTGGGCGGCTGTGGTAGTGCcttctggggaggaagagagatacaCGTGCCACGTGCAGCACGAGGGGCTGCCCGAGCCCCTCACCCTGAGATGGG GTGGAAAACGAGGGATCTACGCTCAGGCTGCTT CCAATGACAGTGTCCAGGGCTTTAATGTGTCTCTAGAGGCTTCTAGAG CATGA